In the Excalfactoria chinensis isolate bCotChi1 chromosome 18, bCotChi1.hap2, whole genome shotgun sequence genome, GTCTGATTGTTCAGTAAGAGAATGTGCCTAAAGAATATCATCTCCTGCCTACATCTTTACTTAGCATAGGGATTTACAATGGATTCAAGCAGATGATTGAGAAGCTGTGCTTGGAAGAACACAATCAGCCCTTGTGGTGTTCAGTAAATAGCCTGTGAGCTTGGTGGCAAAATATATCCTGGGAAATTAGAAATGTCACCTTATCAGCCTGTGTAGCTGCAGCAACCAACCTGCAGAGTGCTGATTACTGCTGGAGTGACAGCAGTTGAGATCTACCTTTGGGAAGGAGTATTCTCAGTAGTATCCTATTTGAGAAGCATGAGTTGTTTGTAAATCTTGTAGCTTTATCTGCACTTCTTTTGTAGTAAGTCTTGTCataattcatgtttttaatcACAGGAACTTCCAGAGAATCTGGATGACTTCTTGTTGCCAACAGATCCCGACTATGCCCAGGACATGTATGTCATCGGGGTTCAAGAAGGCTGTCCAGACAGGTAGCAAAAACAATGTAATGAACCatccttttttccttgttaaCTAGTAGCTTTGGTTTTAATTAGTCTGGAAATAATCATATTCCTCATAAACCACCTTGTAACATCTGTGAATTCTTATTGTGTGAGCACCATGGGAAATGGGTGCTAGAGGAAAATGTCACAAAAATCCATAAATACAGAATGTGGCCCTTTTCCAGCTAACAGAACTGCTGTTCAGTAAGAGTGTTATCTGAGCCAGTTGTAACCCACTGGCCCTTAGTGTTAGCAGTCTAGTGCTGGTTAGTACTACATTGCTCCGAAGTATACTCTGTGAGATTGATTAGTCCTAGAAGAGCGGGTCAGAGCCTCGTGTCAgtccctgctttgtttttttttgtagattTTCCTTCCAATGAGAATTGTATTTCCTTAGAAATCCCTAGAAGGATTGCTGTGTTTTCACAatgctgattttctttcctggtTGTTGTCTCTTGTGCTGTCTTTGTGATCCAGCTGTTGTTCTCTCCTGCAGAAGAGAGTGGGAAATCCGCCTCCAGGAGACGCTGGGTCCCCACTACGTCATGCTCTACTCTGCTGCTCACGGAGTGCTCTACATGTCTGTCTTCATTCGAAGGGACCTGATCTGGTTCTGCTCAGGTGTGTGGTCCAGTATGAGCTGGAGAGTGGGGAGGTGAAAGGGCTGCTGCTATCGGGTGTCTTGTCCTCTTCTCCAGGGCTGTCCCTCTCCTCCCTTTAATACTCGTTATCTCTGGAGCTTTTCTCTGACAAcagcttctctttctccttccagaaGTGGAATATGCCACAGTGACAACTCGAATCGTATCTCAGATCAAAACCAAGGGAGCTCTGGGAATCTGCTTCACGTTTTTTGGGACCTCCTTTCTCTTCATTACCTCCCATTTCACATGTGAGACACTTATATAGTTTTGTTAGCAGTGTCCTGTTTGAGGAAGGAGGGGGTTgatttatgaaagaaagaaggctgcaggggaacacaagagctggacagACTGAAGTCaaatctcagcactgctgacctgaagaggggagggaggggaataCGTGTGGTAGCAAAGTTGAAAAGGAACtggttagaaaacaaaaatgagctCTGTGCATTTGTTTCCCTTATTGATAAGTCTGTGTGCTCCCTGGGGCAGTGTTCCTGTTTACAGGGATGTCTGATTCCCAATTGAAAGCTCTTTTTATCATCAGAAATGGAGCTGAATGAAAATGGTGCATCCTTGCCAGTAGTGggatttctgtatttcagctggAGACAGTAAAGTGAATGAGAGGAAGCTGGACTACAATAAAACCATTCAAGCACTTACCCTTCCTAAGGTCGTTCCGGACACAAACCCCTATCGATCCAGCTCTGGTAAGTGTGAAACATTCTTATGTATGAGCCCAAATGAGCAGGAATGGTGCAGAACAGGGGAGTGCACGAAGGAAGAGAGAATGGGACGGTGTTTGTGAATTAGTTGATATAAAAAGGGGCTGTGTGTCTTTTTGTGTGAGTATGGCCCTTATTCACAtgggttttttttacagttGAATCATAATTTTGGGTCTATTTGAGAGCTGAGGTTGAaatggaggaggagggagagcatACTAAGATTTTTCATCCTTAGAAAGGCAGTACAATAATTTTTGTGCAATCCTGAATACAATTGCTGCCAGACTCATTAAAACCGAATatgatgtttcatttttcaggtgttttttagAACTGGCCAAAATTACCTTCTTTTGAAACAGAACATGACAGTTTGCAGCTGTATGGCTGGCCATATTCCATTATTGTTTCTTGATACTGTGGTGTTAACGTGATGTCTGCATGTAGAACTCGGTCTTCTAGCAAAAAGAGCTTTTATCTGCAGTGTAGCACTAGTTTCTCGATTCATATACTCATATATTCTCATTTCTAACTATGGAGTTTCAGTGAACATGCAGGGACTCAGAGGGAAAGAGCAGTCTGGGATTTTTGTCTGCTCGTGGAGctttttcagatgtttcctTTCATGCTGATGCGTCGGCCTTGAATCTGCAGGTGATGTCACCACTCGGTTTGATGAAGTATTCTGGTTTGGTGACTTCAACTTCCGACTAAATAAAGACCGTGAAACTGTGGATTCCATCTTGAACCAGAATCCAGAAACAGGTGTCTCCAAACTACTGGCATATGACCAGCTTACCAGTGAAATGGGTAGAGGTAAGTAACAGCTGCCCTCCCCAGCCTGCAGGGACAAAGCTTTCTATACACAGAAATGATTACTGCCAACTCCCTGTTTTCTAAACATATTCACTGCTTTCTCTTGTTAAGATCGCTAAAGAGGGAACTCGGCAGTTGTTGAATCTAGTGGGAGTCTATTAAAGAgaattctgcattttgctttgtgtcTCGTGTAATCTGCCAAGCTATTTATTGCTCTGTTTCATCTGGCTCCTCTTTGAAACTGACATCACTGTCTCAGCACCAAGAGCATTTAGACTGAACAGACAGCATACACAAAGCATTGTGAGCTTTCAGTGGAAGGGGAAGTGCCTAGACCAagtgttgtttgtttaaataggCACAGTCTAGCTATTCGTCTTCACCATATAAGAACCTGAACTTCCTACATTTCCAGAGCCTAGTCTTCCACTATCATGTATGTACATGCTTGCTGTTCCTACCCAGTGTTAGTCCAGCAGTGCTGAATAAGTGCAGAACATGTGCCAGGGTGATGGAAGGAGTTTGCTGTTTACGTTGTTCTCCCCCTCCAATACAGGGTCTATTTTCAAAGGATTCCAAGAGGCTGACATTCATTTCCGTCCTTCCTACAAGTTTGACATAGGAAAGGACAGCTACGACACCACTTCCAAACAGAGGACTCCTTCCTACACGGTAAGAGAGGATTTCAGAGCAGCACTCTTGGAAGGGCTGTTTAGGCGTTTACCCATCTCCAGAGGGAATTCTCACCTACATtaaaaaactgctttaaatatGCTCCCTCCTATAGTAGCTCTGCATGAGAAACAGCCATGCTGAAATTTGTCAAGGACAGCGGGGCATGTGGAACCCTGAAGAAAGGATTGTTGAATACATGAGAGTTTGTCACAAACTGCCAGTCTTACTTTTTCCTGCCTCACATCATGTTCCAGTGCATTATCCTCTGtgctcagaactggacacgAAAGGGCAATTGGGATCAGACATACATTCTTCATGACTGCATACCCGTCCAAGAATTTCACTGAGTAGATTCTGATAAATGAACCTGTGCTTCTCTCCAGCATAGATATGCAAAGGGACTTACTGTGAGTTTCCTCTCTGTCTCCCAGGATCGAGTAGTGTTCCGCAGTCGGTACAGAGATGACATCCAAGCTGTTAAATACTCGTCTTGTCCTGTGATCAAAACTTCAGACCACCGTCCTGTGTTTGCATTGTTCCGTGTGAAAGTGAGGCCTGGCAGGGATAAGTAAGTACCCGTTGGTGCTGTTCTGTGCAACTGTACATATCTGCAGTGATCCTGAGGATGCGCTCCCTTTCAGAGTTCCTGGAATGGAGTTAATCCCCCACAGTtccctgtgtttgttttttacccaATGTATGTTGCCGGTGCTGAGCAGTGATAGTGCTTAAGCCTCACAGCTGACATCAGAAATTCTGGCTGACAGGTCTCTTAATCGTCCTGAGGGAGATTAATGGAGTCTGTTGCAGTTGTCTGAGCCTCTGTTCTACCTGATATGCAGCTCTCTGGTTTGCCTGTAAGCATGGGcagatttcttcctctgttcctctttccctttcttggGGTCAGCACTGTTTGCACTTCCCATGGTGGCTGCTTTATAACATAGCTGTATGCCAGAAACTCCATGTTTCTTAATATTCCACTGTCAGCTGCTGTGCTAGTGTAACTCCTCAGAAAATGCAGTTAAGTCACTGAAATTTAGCATCTAGTATCAGGTAGATGGAAAAGGACAATTTCTTGGAGCACTTCATCAATCAGAATTGGGATTTGGATGGGgggtgtttaaaaaaaaacaggttaCAAATACATAAATCTGGTCCTTTGTTTTATGAACGAGTTAGTAAACACTGGGCAAACAAGAATGCATTTGTGCCCTAATCTAATGGCTTGTTTTTATATTGCAGTATTCCACTTGCTGCAGGGCAGTTTGACAGAGAACTCTACTTGATTGGAATAAAGAGAAGGATTACAAGGGAACTTCAGAATCGACGACAGCAAAAGGACCAAAAATCCAGCAGCATATGTAGCATTTCCTGAGCTAAGAACTCCACAGCGCTTGTGTTAGAGGTGCCTGGAAAGAGCATTGCAAGCCACGGCAAAAATCTGCAGGGAACTGTCTGCTTAAGCACCTCTGGCAGTTGCTGGGGCCTGTGAAGAATGTCTTAAACCTCATCCTGGATTCATTTGCATGAGGTAATAATCCATACAGCTCAAATgcttttgctgaagaaaaaaacgAGTTGGTTATTTAGGGCATCCATTCCAACAGACGCAATATTGTTGACCATACTGACCAGATGCAGTCTGTCTCTTCTAAGATGACTCCATACAGGGTCCACATCTCTGGAAGTTGGCACAACTGGGGGCAAGGGACCTAAGAAGAACCTGCAGGAAGGTGAAAAAGTTGGTTTGCCTGTTTGATTTGGTCAGGTTACCCCCTTGTAtcttgtgggtttgttttttttccttacctgtAGCCAAACATGCAGTGATCTGTAAAATGCATAATGGGGACCACTTAGGGAATTAGGCAGTTTTGTCTGTGGATGGTTACTCCTGAGTTGGGCTTTTTTTGGACCTCTGCAAGCAGGATCTGTATGAGTGTACTATTGTACATTCGAGGTGTATGAACATTGCCTTTCAGTCCTTATTCTGTAGGCCTTTTTGTTAGTGGGGAGGTGTGTAAATACCGATCTCTCAGACCACGCATTTGTCTTTAAATcacctcctctcccccccccttctGCAGCAGGACACTCCAGTTGAAAACAATCTAAACACAGCTACTGTGTAATGCTCCACCAAAGTGATTGGGATCTTGAACTGAGTACTGAGGAAGCAAGCAGGAAAACTGCAGCAAGTCAGATCAGTGCCATTCTGTTACCTCTGATGACAGTTAAAGTccctttgttttgattttcccAGTTCAGTGAACTGTGAGTAACTGGCTGTTTTTGATGTGGTATTCCCCTAAGGCTAATGCACACATATGAACTGGTACGGCACTGGTAAAAGGTTAAGTACAGCTAATATTTATAGGCACAGATTGGCTGGGTTATTAATCACCTCAATAGTAACACCGTGCAAACAATTTGGAAGTGCTGCTAACTATGCAACCTGTCCAAGACGGGGCTTCTGTTCTGCGGTACAAACATCTCTGGCACTGACCTGTCTGTAGCCACCAGGTATTtggatttcctttctttttaaaggaataaaaatgaatcaatATGGTACCTTAAATGAGAGCCACTCTTATTGCAGGGCTGTCAGATCTATAGCCATTCGACTGTGATGCCTGCTAACCCTTTGGGTAACCTTAGCCATTCTTCTTCAGCTGGAAAAGCAAGACAGGCTCCTTTGATATCATTATGCACTGAACAAATAACGGGCATTTCACCTGCCAGTTCAGGAAAGGTCGTGCTTAACTGCTCCATTTCAGAACTCTCGCTACTTGCTTCAGTCATTTAGAGATTTCTTTATTATCTTTATAAACATGCACAGCAATCAAATGACTTCCATACTGTGAGTTCTGTAAGAAGCAATGTAACATGTTTTGTTCCAGTTATGTAAGGTACGGTGATAAAGCAGATCATAGCTGCCTCGTAGTACTCTGCTCCCGATTTGATTGTTCCTTACAACACACAACAAGCCAGTGACATGCTGAGATCCAGCTGTCTCCATCTTTAAGCCCCTATGGCAAGGGATTATTCATACCAAGGtgctttttcatctcttctgggTCCCTGTTCCTTCAGTATGTtaaacatttgccttttttttctctttctggaacACAAAACAGTCCCATGTCTGTCACTTTCAGTATCGTGAGCTTTCTAAACACTGTCGATTCATTGAATTGAACTGCTTGCTGAGCTCCATTCCACTGTAAGGCTGACAGTTCTGCCTTCTTTTTGCCAGGCCTTAAATTAATCTGATTGACACTCCAAGGGAATATAGGGTACAAGTTTAAGGTGCAACTCCTTTGAATACTGGTTTGGGAGTAAGAGAAGCTTTTATTCTTGAGCACAATTCACTTTCAAGTGAAAACCTACTTTCCCTTGGGTTCTAACATAATTACTGAGTTATTCCCAGACACAGGATTTATTCTAAGAGTATTACAGATGGTAAATTACAGCAGTGAGATAATCCACAATGCTTGGAACAGAACCTGGATTGCAGATCCTGTTTTGCATGAGTAATAACCAATATTTTCCCCAAGTCATTTTGACCAAATACTTCTTCACTATGGTAATAGCTGTAATATTCTctgaagaaagaataatttctttagCAGCATTTTCAGCAGTCTCCCTATACCCATACAGCTCTTGTTAGAGTACAACATGTCAAACTGAAGTGTAATCTAAAGGAAATCCTTTATAACAAGTGTGGTGAGCACCCTTATGAAGGAAAGCTATTAATTAGAGGAACACACGTCTAATTATTAGCCTGAAGCCTTCTGTTATTTAATCCCACCCAGCTTTCTGCCACGTGTCTGCCCTGTGAgggtgctgtgcctgcaggggCAGGCAGGCCACTGCTTTCCTGAAGGCACACAGCGGGGCCTCTAATGTAACAtccacagtgctgctgaaaaggctgctgctgcaatATGGCTTAGTGGTAACACACAGCAGTGACTCCTTAGGTACTGCTTTGAGTTGCAGTGGTAAATATTTGGGGTTGCAGTGCCCTCCCCAGTACCAAGAGAAGGCTGCATACACTCATCTTGAGGATCAAAGTACTCATTCGGAGCCAGGGTGGGCCTCTAAATCCAACACAGTGAGCTCTTCATAGCCCAGTGTTCTGAAGCAGTTTTGCTCAGCTGTAATGTCACTCTGTGTTTGCACAGTATGCCTGGAAAGATCTGGGAGGGAGTGGAGCTGTAGCAGTATTATAAACGCACAAAACCAATACGAAAGCAGCAGCAAGTCTCTCAGATATATATTCAGGAAGTGCTGCTTTATCGAAAGAGCCGATACAGCCGGGGAAGCCGACCATCCTTACTAGAAAGTGCTTCTTGGATGTGTTCATAGGTAGGCAGGTCTGTCAAGTCACCCAGTGCAGCCACAGCTGGTTTCTTATGGAGCATCTTAGTGACCACTCTCTTGATGTCAGAGGATTTCACCTTACctgcaatgggaaaaaaagccagCGCTCTAACAGCCACATTCTACATAGCACAAACCAGCTTTATTGTGGTTCCAACTCAGACCTCACGATGCTCAGAAAACCAAATCATCGCTAGCCATAGACACAGGCTTCAGCTTTTGCCCTTCTTCGGACAAACATTGCTAACTTCCAAGCAACTGAGAAGATCAGTTTGGAATCTGTATCTACATTTATGTCCCCGTACTGGAGCGATTCATCTATGCTATCAGAATACCTATTTTAAGTTGCTACCCTTAGATTGTACCCGCAGATCAATCCAGAGAGGAAAACTGGTTTACTCACTGATCAGTGCACACAGCTCATGAGGTAGTTTCCTTGTGTTGGTTGCCAACACTTGCCTTCCCACATCTTCAAAGATAACTGGTCTTGACTCGAGGTTCATCATGAGCATTGACTTGAGTTGTGTTTTTGCTCGCTCAAGTTCTACCTGCAAATGAGCAGCAGATACAAACATCTTCTAAGATGACTGGATAACACAAGTGTCTGGATTAGTGCTAAGCGGCCTTTCTTTTGCTCTATAAAGATAGTTGTGAAGAGCTGTGGAGCACTTCCGAGTTGTGCAAAGAAAGGCCCTTCCAACTCTGTGAACGTGCTGCTAAAATTGCAACGTTCTTTTTAtggaaatacaagaaatacTTCACCCCAGCAAGGCCAATACAATGCAATACTTCAGCTCAAAGACCATCTACGTAGTCTGCAAGTTAGGTTGCTGACCTCTCCTATCGCTCCTGCCATTAGAATGAATTCTCTTGTGATGATTTCCACCATCTCTCGGACCTAAGAAAAACAggcatttgaaacaaaattacAACCATGATGAATATTCTATTAAAATGGCATAATGTGCTCAACATCTAGTTTGATTTCAGAAATCAGCTCTGTTGGATTCCAATAATTCTGCAGTGTTACAAGTTTATAGATAGTTGCTACCACTACTTTAGCTAATTCATATCACTGTTTGGTAATAAGTGATGCAGTGACTGTTTATGGACACCTGTCTTTGAATACAGGACTGTATACCTGTTTGGGATCTGCACTGGCATGTATACACAGGAGACCTGTGTCCTCGTAACTGTGGTGGTAAGAAGTTGCATTATACATCCAGTGGTGCCTGTGAGTACACAAACAGAACGTTAAAGTTTAGAAAATAGAATATAAATATCCAAATTAAAACAACACGGACAGTGAGTCCCCTCTGAGCTCGTTTTCAGGCTCCTCAGCAGTACCAGAAGGAATTGTCAGTCCCCACATCTGAGTTTTTCCTTCTTACCCTCTGAGTCCTTGAGACTAAATAGAAAACAATGGAATAGTACTACTAGTACCTACAGCCAATTCCCTGCCTGAAGGAATGGATTGGGCTAATGGAAGAAGGGATTCTGGCTCACTTCTGACCTTTCACCCTTTCAAAATGCTCACTAACAAATGAGTCTCGTGTATTTCCAACATAATAAGCTGATGTAAAACCTAGGAGTGCTGTCTTTCACAGGATGAGGCCTTCCTTGACAGCCTGCTATACAAGACAGTTTCTGCTATCCATTtagcaaacacaaacaaacctGTTGAGCACATTGAGATACAGTCGGGTGAACATGCCCTTGCCAGGCCCTCCAGCTGAAAAAGAGCCACCGCCTCCCATCATCATATTTAATACTGCAAAGGGAATGAAGTCTTCCTCCTGAAATTCAGGAAGAAATTTGGTCACTTAACAGCAGAGACCCAGGAGGACCCTCAGGGATGAGTGAAGAGCAAAAGAATTCAGAACATAGAACAAGAGGAACATGAAAAATCAACGCCCTTATCAACTGGTGAGTGAAAAAGCTGCTTGTAGGTACAGGTTTCATCAGCTGGAGTTCAGGTATTGAGACATTTAGGTTGATACTTACTAAAAATGAGCAGCTTTCTAACCCAATCATAATGTGGGTAAGCTCTGGGATTGGAGTAGGACCCAGGCTCACATCTGACATGTCTTTTTCGACCTGCGTGAAAAGCAGACAAACTATTAGGATTGATTTTCACATCTGTTTTATCCGACTCGATAAATTCCTATTAATTAACACATCAACCACATCACAGCTGCCACGGCTGGTTTGGGATCATGTTCAAAtcaacaacagaaaggaaaaggccaTTCCACCTTCCTTTTACCTTGACAATGCCGCCTGTGTACTGAGCCACAGACCTGTCCACCTCCTTGGTCTGTGCACTACCCCACACTGGTTCCACTCCAAGCAGGTATTTCTTTGCACACTCCACCAACTGCTCGTGCTCAATTCCCACCCCTGCCAGCACCATCCTGTCCAGCGTATAGTAATTGCTCAGGTAGGAATGCAAGACTTTCTGATCGATTTTATCAGTGTTTTCCACTGGGCAGAACCTCTTCAGTCcaactgtattttctctgtaggCTGCctaaaaggaaataagataGATTGAAGTAGCAAATATTAGTTCACCTCCTCAATCTACACCTTCTGCTTGAGACTTAAAGAACAGTCTAAGATTAGCCCTGCAGTTAGAGGGGGAAACTGAGGAAGAGGATGCAACGTGTCTCATACAGGGTATTGCACACAGGACAGACTGGTCAGTGTTTTACCGCGTGGATCATTTCTGTGAGGAGAGGTTCTGGATCAGGTCTCATATTCAAGTCCTCGAGCTCAAACCGTATCGCCATTCGAGTCATCTCAATTTCTTCATCTataagaggagagaaagaactGCCAGGTGAGATACTCATTAGCTGCATGAGAACTCTTCTTGATGAGCATGATCTAATGGAGAATTCTGAAGTCATGCTTTGGGATTCCTGTTCTGAGGCAGATATTATGTTTCCAAACCTGATAACCTGGGCTGCAGGGCTACGTCAGCCAGCAAGTTGACCACCGTGTCCAAGCCTTTGGCTTCAGCAGAAACAGCATACATGATGGTGTCCCTGCAAGGCAAGCAAAGAGCTGCATTGAGAATCACACAGACTCAATAACAGTGCTTTAGGGCATCGCAGCCCTATGTTTGCCCACAACGCAATAAACGCTTTGAAAACGCAACGCTGCAGGCTTTCATAATCCCAAAAGTGAGCTGGCAGGATAAGTCAGCAGCTGACACGAGCAGGATTCTGCTGCTTAGAACAACAATGCAACTTCTAGTGTGACAGTGACGGGTGGTCACCTCAAAGAGAACAGAGGAAACCCCCCCATACCTGGATGCCTGGCAGTCACAGATGCCTCCGTGCTTCTCTAAGGTGAGGAGAATTTCATCTTTGCTGCTAAACTGCGCTGTGGActaagaacaaagaaaaccagcatcacaaagcagcagagacaaCTATTAATACCAACTCTGTGCAACAAACgtctcctgctccagcagcgcAGCCTCCCTTTGAGCTCTTTAAGTCCAACCGTTTGCTAAACGCGAAGCTCAGAGCTGGGAACACCGCAGACATCACAGAACCCGTCAGCACAGACCGGACATCCCGGCAGTGCTCTCAGTGTGTCGCACAGCCCGGCCGACCCGGCGCTACTCACGGAGAAcgccagcttctccaggaagTGCGCGATGCCGCTCAGGTACTTCGCCTCGTGCCGCGATCCGGAGTTGATGAGGACTGGCAGCAGAAGGCTCGAGGTCAGCGCTGGCAGCACAGCGCAGGGCTCCCCTCacctccccgcccccccccgcAGCACTCACGGCCCACGGTGCAGAACTGGCCGAACTTGTTCTGCGATGCCACGCGCAGCCCGTTCTGCAGCACCGACACCCGCGTCTCCAAGCGCTCCCGACCCTCCGCCGCGGCGAACACGGCTTTGGGCACGCCGGGCAGCGGGCACGTCAGCGACACGTTGGGGTACGAACCGCCTCCGCTGTAGCTCCGTGCGGCCGCCAGCCCGCACCTACGAGACACACAGACACCGTTAGGGGAGATGCTGCCGTTAGCGAGGAGAACGGGCTCCTCCTCCCGCTGATCCTCaccgccgggccgggccccaCGCGCCTCGCCGCAACCACGCCACGGCGGCCGCCATCTTGCCCTGTCCCGGAGCGTCGCTTCCGGCCGGCGTCGGGTCACGTGAGAGCCGCGCGGCCTGCGGGCGGGAAAGGGGCGTGTCGGG is a window encoding:
- the PMPCA gene encoding mitochondrial-processing peptidase subunit alpha, yielding MAAAVAWLRRGAWGPARRCGLAAARSYSGGGSYPNVSLTCPLPGVPKAVFAAAEGRERLETRVSVLQNGLRVASQNKFGQFCTVGLLINSGSRHEAKYLSGIAHFLEKLAFSSTAQFSSKDEILLTLEKHGGICDCQASRDTIMYAVSAEAKGLDTVVNLLADVALQPRLSDEEIEMTRMAIRFELEDLNMRPDPEPLLTEMIHAAAYRENTVGLKRFCPVENTDKIDQKVLHSYLSNYYTLDRMVLAGVGIEHEQLVECAKKYLLGVEPVWGSAQTKEVDRSVAQYTGGIVKVEKDMSDVSLGPTPIPELTHIMIGLESCSFLEEDFIPFAVLNMMMGGGGSFSAGGPGKGMFTRLYLNVLNRHHWMYNATSYHHSYEDTGLLCIHASADPKQVREMVEIITREFILMAGAIGEVELERAKTQLKSMLMMNLESRPVIFEDVGRQVLATNTRKLPHELCALISKVKSSDIKRVVTKMLHKKPAVAALGDLTDLPTYEHIQEALSSKDGRLPRLYRLFR
- the INPP5E gene encoding phosphatidylinositol polyphosphate 5-phosphatase type IV, translating into MSSLNGLSQHSGTCITQKAEGGAVQDLQARKAGKAAKKEASSNGVLTFESPPRVDTLLNETLKLLPDELKTNMKIKSITPRPPRKPRLERAASLDEKNWKRWRRFRTSQESLTDPNETSSSNGSLQEAALTSPIRGRATPCCEPNSLHSSPDASEESPMGKSKGSTSDLGKRASEISSAFGGLLRGKAFAGSKPRLSQITPARPLPPMELNVASHTLRTANKIDPDLMDYRHYSQHKFGRVSNSLSDTRLHGNGTVYDNCSTDSMKSTFSLLTPIRSKDVRSRSYLEGSLLASGALLGAEELSRYFPDRNIGIFVATWNMQGQKELPENLDDFLLPTDPDYAQDMYVIGVQEGCPDRREWEIRLQETLGPHYVMLYSAAHGVLYMSVFIRRDLIWFCSEVEYATVTTRIVSQIKTKGALGICFTFFGTSFLFITSHFTSGDSKVNERKLDYNKTIQALTLPKVVPDTNPYRSSSGDVTTRFDEVFWFGDFNFRLNKDRETVDSILNQNPETGVSKLLAYDQLTSEMGRGSIFKGFQEADIHFRPSYKFDIGKDSYDTTSKQRTPSYTDRVVFRSRYRDDIQAVKYSSCPVIKTSDHRPVFALFRVKVRPGRDNIPLAAGQFDRELYLIGIKRRITRELQNRRQQKDQKSSSICSIS